One window from the genome of Cyprinus carpio isolate SPL01 chromosome B1, ASM1834038v1, whole genome shotgun sequence encodes:
- the ptcd1 gene encoding pentatricopeptide repeat-containing protein 1, mitochondrial, with amino-acid sequence MAKMLRSAFLRGIFTRNFSVNAINGAAASSNARRSAVCPSKLHQGPLRFFSESATLTPSKWTDSNNTKSNASEHVHEEEDTSVVFGDYSRKFSSRRTFRKTSPEQQLDLKDRDAGEDDAQLVEKFKSRTGRKNTTYWYFLQCKRLIKEDKLAEALVLFEADMLKGERLQPEEYNYTVLIGACGRVGYLKKAFQLYNNMKKRGIEPSDATYTALFNACAESPWKQSGLEQALKLKQELLKKNIPLRAITQHALLKTVALAGDLKSCFQILREMLQNGQPITQETFHYLLMSCVKDKQHGFRLALQVWHQMLKIGIKPDTQNYNILLRVARDCGIGDPGLASALLLKRTEEVIPKLTSGRKGRRIKVKEEMSCQPLDMDAFESELFVDMPTQSHGQAKETDFCHPKEKDQCKTDASQNETQMLAVSSSGSLTCQSQSSRLPNLLDPSSCHAGVVALGPVNSALDRLALIGNLEGFLEKMAKDGLEPNIKTVTLLADVMEPGSQSVQSLINVAKKSAVTLDETFFNIMIRRVAKAGDLDGAKAVKALMVNKGLIANAQMFCSIALACRRQKDAMQLLTEMESCGLVPNTHVYSALISQAVKRLDYAYLHELLQHMHKLQVPPNDVIIRQLEFATQYPPSYDKLKSRKTYLDKIDGFRGFYKQWLEYMPGQETPHPWEKYRSPKPETEQDGVPSQNKISE; translated from the exons ATGGCCAAAATGTTGCGTTCTGCATTTCTGAGAGGTATTTTCACACGGAACTTTAGTGTTAATGCTATAAATGGCGCTGCCGCATCCTCAAATGCGCGCAGATCAGCTGTCTGTCCTTCTAAACTGCATCAAGGACCCTTGAGATTCTTTAGCGAATCAGCTACTTTAACACCTTCAAAGTGGACTGACAGCAACAATACCAAGTCAAACGCATCCGAGCATGTGCACGAGGAGGAAGATACAAGTGTTGTGTTTGGTGATTATTCCAGAAAGTTCTCCTCCAGACGAACCTTCCGCAAAACATCCCCAGAGCAGCAGCTGGATCTGAAAGACAGAGACGCGGGTGAAGATGATGCGCAGCTGGTGGAAAAGTTCAAGTCCAGAACGGGTCGGAAAAATACGACATACTGGTATTTCCTCCAGTGCAAACGGCTCATCAAAGAGGACAAA CTGGCCGAGGCATTGGTTCTCTTTGAGGCTGATATGCTCAAAGGTGAGAGGTTACAACCTGAGGAGTACAACTACACTGTGCTCATCGGCGCATGTGGACGTGTCGGCTACCTAAAGAAAGCCTTCCAGCTCTACAATAAT ATGAAGAAGCGAGGAATCGAGCCGTCTGATGCTACATACACTGCGCTGTTCAACGCTTGTGCGGAGTCTCCATGGAAACAGTCAGGGCTGGAACAGGCATTGAAGCTCAAGCAAGAGCTTCTCAAGAAGAACATCCCTCTCAGAGCCattacccagcatgctttgctcaaAACAGTTGCTCTTGCTGGAGATCTGAAGTCGTGCTTTCAAATTCTGCGG GAGATGCTTCAAAATGGACAACCCATCACACAAGAGACATTTCATTATCTGCTGATGAGCTGTGTGAAGGACAAGCAGCATGGATTCAGACTGGCTTTACAG GTGTGGCACCAGATGCTTAAGATTGGAATAAAACCAGACACTCAGAATTACAACATACTGCTGCGGGTGGCACGGGATTGTGGGATAGGTGATCCTGGTTTGGCTTCTGCGCTACTACTGAAGAGAACAGAGGAAGTGATCCCAAAACTCACAAGTGGAAGGAAAGGCCGTAGGATAAAAGTCAAAGAGGAGATGTCGTGTCAGCCCTTAGATATGGATGCATTTGAGAGTGAGCTGTTTGTAGACATGCCCACGCAGAGCCATGGACAAGCCAAAGAGACTGATTTCTGCCATCCAAAGGAAAAAGATCAGTGCAAAACAGACGCATCTCAAAATGAGACTCAAATGCTGGCTGTATCATCAAGTGGGTCTCTGACATGTCAATCACAAAGTTCCCGCCTCCCAAACCTTCTGGACCCCAGCTCTTGCCACGCAGGTGTGGTTGCCTTGGGACCTGTGAACAGTGCTTTGGATAGGCTTGCTCTGATTGGAAACCTTGAAGGTTTTTTAGAGAAAATGGCCAAAGATGGACTGGAGCCCAACATCAAAACCGTCACATTATTGGCTGATGTCATGGAACCCGGCAGCCAATCAGTGCAGAGTTTGATTAATGTGGCCAAAAAGAGTGCTGTCACGCTGGATGAGACATTCTTTAACATTATGATCAGAAGGGTGGCCAAAGCTGGAGACTTGGACGGGGCTAAG gcTGTAAAAGCCCTTATGGTTAACAAAGGGCTGATTGCAAATGCACAGATGTTCTGTAGTATTGCTCTGGCTTGCCGTAGACAAAAAGATGCAATGCAGTTGCTTACTGAAATGGAG tctTGTGGACTTGTGCCAAACACTCATGTTTACAGTGCCCTGATCAGCCAGGCAGTTAAGCGTTTGGACTATGCTTATCTGCATGAACTTCTTCAACACATGCACAAACTGCAAGTGCCGCCCAATGATGTCATCATCAGACAGCTGGAGTTTGCAACTCAGTATCCTCCTTCCTATGACAAG TTAAAATCACGAAAAACATACCTGGACAAGATCGACGGCTTCCGTGGTTTTTACAAACAATGGCTGGAGTACATGCCTGGCCAGGAAACACCACACCCCTGGGAAAAATATCGATCCCCTAAACCAGAAACGGAACAAGATGGAGTCCCCtcacaaaataaaatttctgaaTAA
- the zgc:112980 gene encoding uncharacterized protein zgc:112980: MTEHNIPIIILSDEDDDEGDFLRSHNDSSVLIVETERNDADVSKHIEELDEDLAITYSQTATVLPHARYDCTLAFCRAEQDVSGPLQDNAKHCDQCFCYICDKLASTCELWTIPGICHCNAHKHSVYWKALRDKSLMGFLHELNFTFDPLDMDSDLRLAETSLQKFAGSLAMKYATFLLGFESPNHSANCRCTCHRNNNSNTQSQTIGCKGCYQHHFKMLEYDYTVVSQHIKMFLNEAMKGNPKACVVMLLGAIKLFVSHTTPGIIQAANTVSETVSKLLWRFMTKVWTILVGFDFSGSFIKQLETFYHKLPRPSNCTLPKSLSVLPWDDPLLSAVMKGQNITGERQAKGRRHQVLFEPLVVIQARVCKLQQQNKYRELARYLKVVKSINNPTLQRMKDLVPLYLCKDGDYSGAVCHMLSLMPGATCHASRLTPQQFRAYLRILTSGHAPDVAQEFDAGNGHMIIPDPLLSTKWTPIEGSNSFKMIEVLKFALRVLDCNTIVFADSETWVYLLSVVSSNFTTPDGVPVGAFYAEPDVTYQTVTRDAASAILEELTTTSRIQIPKAFERGYPDQARLLLATQALVLRIFHSQLKPILGIIMCFKFNRWALRWFFYSLLVRPDVLHYLLCCLLEELSDERYQLLQRKWSETEHSLVAYFLCMYFWENSMVLDLNTYPTNSLLATWNESHNPWQLSLKLYLECNVAKLTPEKRKILHLIQQQGK, from the exons AT GACGGAGCATAACATACCTATAATCATTTTGAgcgatgaagatgatgatgaaggagaCTTTTTGAGGAGCCACAACGACTCTTCGGTGCTGATCGTTGAAACTGAGAGGAACGACGCAG ATGTATCTAAACATATTGAAGAGTTGGACGAAGACTTGGCCATCACATACTCCCAAACTGCAACAGTGCTTCCACACGCGAGATATGACTGCACCCTGGCGTTCTG TCGAGCAGAGCAGGACGTTTCAGGACCGCTGCAAGATAATGCAAAGCACTGTGATCAGTGTTTCTGCTATATCTGTGACAAACTGGCATCCACG tGCGAGCTCTGGACCATCCCTGGGATCTGCCACTGTAATGCCCATAAGCACAGTGTCTACTGGAAAGCCCTCCGTGACAAGAGTCTGATGGGATTTCTGCATGAGTTGAACTTCACCTTTGACCCACTGGATATGGATTCAGACCTACGACTTGCAG AAACTTCACTGCAGAAATTTGCTGGTAGTTTGGCAATGAAGTATGCAACTTTTTTACTGGGGTTTGAGAGTCCCAACCATTCAGCGAACTGTCGTTGCACCTGTCACCGCAACAATAACAGCAATACACAGAGTCAAACCATCGGATGTAAAGGATGCTATCAACATCACTTTAAGATGCTGGAGTATGA TTACACTGTTGTGAGTCaacatatcaaaatgtttttgaatgaagcaATGAAAGGGAATCCAAAGGCCTGTGTTGTGATGCTGCTAGGGGCTATTAAGCTTTTCGTCAGCCACACGACTCCTGG AATTATACAAGCTGCTAACACTGTATCTGAAACAGTGTCAAAGCTCCTGTGGAG ATTTATGACAAAAGTGTGGACGATTTTAGTTGGCTTTGATTTTTCTGGCTCTTTTATAAAGCAGCTGGAGACTTTCTACCACAAGCTTCCTCGGCCTTCAAACTGCACATTGCCAAAAAG TCTGAGTGTGCTACCTTGGGATGATCCCTTGCTCTCTGCTGTGATGAAAGGTCAAAACATCACTGGAGAGAGGCAGGCCAAAGGTCGAAGGCATCAAGTCTTGTTTGAACCTCTGGTCGTGATTCAAGCAAGAGTCTGTAAACTTCAACAACAAAACAA GTACCGTGAGCTGGCTCGCTATCTCAAAGTTGTCAAAAGCATCAATAATCCCAC GCTGCAGAGAATGAAAGACTTGGTTCCCCTCTACCTGTGCAAG gatGGTGACTACAGTGGTGCAGTCTGCCACATGTTATCACTAATGCCCGGTGCCACATGCCATGCTTCCCGTCTCACACCTCAACAGTTCAGAGCTTATCTGAGAATTCTCACATCAGGCCATGCCCCTGATGTAGCACAAGAATTTGATGCAGGAAATGGCCATATGATCATACCTGATCCTTTACTGAGCACTAAGTGGACACCGATTGAAG GTTCAAATTCATTCAAGATGATAGAGGTACTGAAGTTTGCACTGAGGGTTCTGGACTGTAACACCATTGTTTTTGCTGAT TCGGAAACATGGGTGTATCTGCTCAGCGTTGTCAGTTCTAATTTTACTACTCCAGATGGTGTTCCTGTTGGTGCATTCTATGCCGAGCCTGATGTCACCTATCAGACG GTGACCAGAGATGCTGCTAGTGCAATTCTTGAGGAGTTGACGACAACTTCCCGTATACAGATCCCCAAAGCCTTTGAGCGT GGTTATCCTGACCAGGCTAGACTGCTGTTGGCCACTCAGGCTTTGGTTCTGCGCATCTTCCACTCACAGCTCAAGCCCATCCTCGGCATCATCATGTGTTTCAAG TTCAACCGTTGGGCGCTCCGTTGGTTCTTCTACAGTCTGCTGGTGAGGCCAGATGTGCTGCACTACCTCCTTTGCTGTCTTCTGGAGGAACTGTCTGATGAGCGATACCAGCTCCTACAGAG AAAGTGGAGCGAAACAGAACATTCCCTGGTTGCGTACTTCCTCTGCATGTACTTCTGGGAAAACAGCATGGTTCTGGACCTGAACACCTATCCCACCAATAGCTTGCTTGCCACTTGGAATGA ATCGCACAACCCCTGGCAGCTAAGCTTGAAACTGTATCTTGAGTGCAAC GTGGCCAAACTTActccagaaaaacgtaaaatccTGCATCTGATCCAACAGCAAGGAAAATAA
- the smcr8b gene encoding guanine nucleotide exchange protein smcr8b encodes MISSPDLVAFTKETDFCEVVKDPSVLPEELAVPLYPYTGDTTPWSKTSGANFTKDFILLSEFSEQVGPQPLLTVPSETKACGTFDLNHFSLRIMSVDYQTSLTGPGGCGSLKLNFVEDSKVVLGDSREGAFAYVHHLTLYDLEARGFVRPFCLAYVSSDENKIIQQFQQLSAEFSKVSECLKTGNRKNFANELETKLRDLEYTRVMLHREIERELNNASVMCANERERMLNGIPTLDVKLKEKSLSHKDEMKLQGKGRCEISRKAEVECEKGNRSCITYDRDEQFGGRSKNKQDKGSCPTPLANKGDELASVEKSIQEYKSLLKQVTCYRTRKLRDSEYSPYEPDDLPHSFEFDLDDLKHGQLAGPVLECNVFPCTDTPSHSLKPIKNISSCRFDKRLKTLEELCDDYFHQQALQQLNSIEKTFRGDACHLYSQQLCRNLLHNLKSTNFLFEDPCDLEEEVGLQIGIAGQHSVQQPSFLPAPSILSEPVSLESYVSCVEMVPIKLELGGSSQSPAVPSSVNTPAEDNRPLTSSAGETEMENGGVVSASDCQENVEMCVSALMKTSISSGDSIEVLGTEKSFRSQGSNILMDTALLRPPPLSTTAMLEGPRQGRVTTIRTCSEDSIEVLCTTESILPEDLRASYPCAIDEESPEQETDEKDISHNQEDKQVKCVYGEGNEVPGGACMEELQDFYPAVILTPPDCPMTMTLSRSSSQDVCHASELIPLSLLDEPYRIVPDDLSDCFSYRSTTASTTSEIFPTCLPRNKREGGTRRRRGRVGRAALQFLRQFPFAVHAVFSVLCGRTLVVLGSEEAAVRRLVTALSVYMPHLSKYRDGIQPWTSTPLQLTDLLNWKLIGFNRMCCFTYTNMPHCLGHHSRYLSILDVDQKTLRCPVYSGTLLNLLVEPRSHFKRGNTYFMFAQSVQSKLVSTAFLLTFSHGFHTPSRPRESTWTQCFHSEIHRDDKKILNYLSELIKLHFMEVPPNVLRFSYTTNCIFKL; translated from the exons ATGATTAGTTCTCCAGACTTGGTGGCTTTCACTAAAGAAACAGATTTCTGTGAAGTAGTCAAAGACCCATCAGTACTTCCGGAGGAACTGGCTGTTCCCTTGTATCCCTACACTGGGGACACCACCCCATGGTCCAAGACCTCTGGAGCTAATTTTACAAAGGACTTTATCCTTTTATCAGAGTTTTCGGAGCAAGTTGGGCCCCAGCCTTTGCTTACTGTTCCTTCTGAAACCAAGGCTTGTGGGACATTTGATTTGAACCACTTCTCCCTTCGGATCATGTCAGTGGACTATCAGACCTCGCTCACCGGCCCGGGAGGTTGTGGCTCTTTGAAACTGAACTTTGTAGAAGACTCAAAGGTAGTTTTAGGGGATTCTAGAGAAGGAGCGTTTGCGTATGTGCACCATCTTACGCTCTACGACCTGGAGGCTCGAGGGTTTGTGCGACCTTTCTGCCTTGCCTATGTGTCGTCTGATGAGAATAAAATCATACAGCAATTCCAGCAGCTTTCCGCAGAGTTCTCCAAAGTCTCTGAATGTCtaaaaacaggaaacaggaagaaCTTTGCAAATGAACTGGAGACAAAACTGAGAGATTTGGAGTATACAAGAGTCATGTTACATAGAGAAATAGAAAGAGAGTTAAATAATGCATCTGTAATGTGCGCCAATGAAAGGGAACGCATGTTAAATGGTATACCTACATTAGATGTGAAACTGAAAGAGAAATCACTATCTCATAAAGATGAAATGAAATTACAAGGGAAAGGCAGATGTGAGATTTCAAGAAAGGCAGAAGTAGAGTGTGAAAAAGGGAATAGGTCATGTATAACGTATGACAGAGATGAACAATTTGGAGGAAGAAGCAAGAACAAGCAGGATAAAGGATCTTGCCCAACGCCATTGGCTAACAAAGGTGATGAACTGGCCAGTGTAGAAAAATCCATTCAGGAATACAAAAGCCTTCTAAAACAGGTCACTTGCTACCGAACTAGGAAGCTTAGAGACTCTGAATATTCTCCTTATGAACCGGATGACCTTCCTCATTCTTTCGAGTTTGACCTGGATGATTTAAAGCACGGTCAGCTTGCTGGGCCAGTGCTAGAATGTAATGTTTTTCCTTGCACGGACACACCCTCGCATTCTCTGAAGCCgattaaaaacatttcatcttGCCGATTTGACAAGCGTCTGAAAACTCTCGAGGAGTTGTGTGATGACTACTTCCACCAACAGGCTCTACAGCAACTGAACTCCATTGAGAAGACATTCAGAGGAGACGCCTGCCATCTCTACTCACAGCAACTTTGCCGCAATCTTCTCCACAACCTCAAATCTACCAATTTCTTATTTGAGGATCCATGTGACTTGGAAGAGGAAGTGGGGTTACAGATTGGAATAGCTGGTCAACATTCAGTCCAACAACCCTCGTTTCTTCCTGCACCATCAATTCTAAGTGAACCTGTCAGTCTTGAGTCATATGTCTCCTGCGTTGAAATGGTGCCAATCAAACTAGAGCTGGGTGGATCTAGCCAATCTCCGGCTGTACCCAGCTCTGTAAATACCCCGGCCGAGGATAACCGACCCCTAACATCCTCTGCAGGGGAGACTGAAATGGAAAATGGGGGAGTAGTTTCAGCTTCAGATTGCCAAGAAAATGTGGAAATGTGCGTTTCAGCTTTGATGAAGACCAGTATTAGTAGTGGAGATAGTATTGAGGTCTTAGGGACAGAGAAGTCCTTCAGATCCCAGGGTTCAAATATACTAATGGATACAGCACTGCTTAGACCTCCACCTTTGTCCACTACAGCCATGCTGGAAGGTCCAAGGCAAGGGAGAGTAACTACCATACGAACTTGCAGTGAAGACAGCATTGAGGTTCTTTGCACAACGGAATCAATCCTACCAGAAGACCTGCGTGCTTCATACCCTTGTGCAATTGATGAGGAAAGTCCAGAGCAAGAGACTGATGAGAAAGACATATCTCACAACCAAGAGGACAAACAAGTTAAGTGTGTTTACGGTGAGGGAAATGAAGTCCCTGGAGGCGCCTGTATGGAGGAGCTGCAAGATTTTTATCCTGCGGTCATCTTAACCCCACCTGACTGTCCTATGACTATGACCCTTAGTCGGTCAAGCTCCCAAGATGTTTGTCATGCATCAGAATTAATCCCTCTCTCATTGTTAGATGAGCCCTACCGGATAGTACCTGATGATTTGTCAGACTGCTTCAGCTATCGGAGCACCACTGCCTCTACAACCTCTGAAATTTTCCCTACTTGTCTTCCAAGGAATAAAAGAGAAGGTGGGACCAGACGGAGACGTGGCAGAGTAGGGCGAGCAGCATTGCAGTTCTTGCGACAGTTTCCCTTTGCAGTGCATGCAGTGTTTAGCGTTCTGTGTGGCCGAACTTTAGTAGTACTAGGCAGCGAGGAGGCTGCAGTGAGACGGCTGGTTACAGCACTGTCTGTGTACATGCCACATCTGAGTAAATACAGAGATGGTATTCAGCCTTGGACTTCAACGCCGCTGCAGCTAACTGACCTGCTCAACTGGAAACTTATCGGCTTTAACAG gatgtgctgttttacttACACAAATATGCCTCACTGCCTGGGCCATCACAGCCGATACCTCAGCATTCTAGATGTGGATCAAAAGACACTGCGCTGCCCAGTCTACAGTGGTACTCTTCTCAACCTGCTGGTGGAACCAAGGAGCCACTTTAAACGTGGAAACACCTACTTCATGTTTGCTCAAAGTGTGCAAAGCAAGCTTGTCTCCACAGCATTCCTTTTGACATTTTCACATGGTTTCCATACGCCCAGCAGGCCTCGGGAAAGTACATGGACACAATGTTTTCATTCTGAAATTCACAGGGATGATaagaaaatcttaaattatttatCTGAACTCATCAAACTGCACTTCATGGAGGTTCCACCTAATGTCCTCAGATTCAGCTACAccacaaactgtattttcaaaCTGTGa
- the mief2 gene encoding LOW QUALITY PROTEIN: mitochondrial dynamics protein MID49 (The sequence of the model RefSeq protein was modified relative to this genomic sequence to represent the inferred CDS: substituted 3 bases at 3 genomic stop codons), whose product MYYSSKRRGEDGIAAVIDFLLSNARLVLGVGGAAVLGIATLAVKRLIERAGRPPDEKPDKKMTDSWEELSLVSASPKLLHKGIEGVVMKQIAAATKKGTYVGNTLVRKTKLLDAKRQLIKSNPFXGLILHSSSXRXRMVLCVLTFVERLQQYYRTRVCLSAEEVSVSQQRALEIATEIQAFLHSKHPDMPLGDMTLAGSLLDDLQVVKADHTCLIVPLQLESSLWTPIAGEDTFLGHPQYCMVRRENLEYFPRGRSYWDRHLLGGYLSSRLVSEQLGKTVMESMNWPLLTGTLECEVRPVLGSPELKLEIQGLTKSSYDSGESFYITVLPTVRLGEMTLTAQREITGSFDYVWYQSLYTSETARLAALDKADSGVRRKCLKTLKAVCRNCPSLRKLNGSHLSNVILHMSEKETDWSESAFADRFQQAVTELIGYLEMGILPSYFKPNVSLFQGFTEDDIDEMGFMLYCAVTEPEILLI is encoded by the exons ATGTATTATTCGAGTAAAAGGCGAGGAGAAGATGGAATTGCTGCTGTCATTGACTTCCTGTTGTCCAATGCCCGGCTGGTGCTGGGGGTCGGCGGCGCTGCGGTGCTGGGCATTGCCACACTGGCTGTGAAACGG CTGATAGAACGTGCTGGTAGGCCTCCTGATGAGAAGCCTGACAAGAAGATGACGGACAGCTGGGAGGAGTTAAGCTTGGTCAGCGCCTCCCCCAAACTACTGCACAAGGGTATAGAAGGAGTGGTCATGAAACAGATTGCTGCCGCAACCAAGAAAGGTACATACGTGGGAAATACCCTGGTTAGGAAGACAAAGCTTCTTGATGCTAAAAGgcaattaattaaaagtaaccCTTTTTAGGGTCTTATTCTGCACAGTTCATCA TGACGGTGACGTATGGTTCTGTGTGTGCTGACGTTTGTGGAGCGTCTGCAGCAGTACTACAGAACACGAGTGTGTCTGTCAGCGGAGGAGGTGTCTGTCTCACAGCAGCGAGCGTTAGAAATAGCCACAGAGATCCAGGCCTTCCTGCACTCCAAACACCCAGACATGCCACTGGGAGACATGACGCTGGCGGGGTCACTGCTCGACGACCTGCAGGTGGTTAAAGCCGACCACACCTGTCTGATCGTGCCCCTACAG TTGGAGTCCAGTCTGTGGACGCCTATTGCCGGAGAGGACACATTTTTGGGTCACCCTCAGTATTGCATGGTTCGGCGTGAAAACCTTGAGTACTTCCCGAGGGGGCGGAGCTACTGGGACCGACATTTGCTGGGTGGATACCTGTCATCACGGCTCGTTTCTGAACAGCTAGGCAAGACGGTGATGGAATCGATGAACTGGCCATTGCTGACCGGAACCCTGGAGTGCGAGGTGCGACCAGTGCTTGGGTCTCCAGAGCTCAAATTGGAGATTCAAGGGTTAACCAAAAGCAGTTATGACAGTGGAGAAAGCTTCTATATAACAGTGTTGCCAACAGTGCGCCTTGGCGAGATGACGCTTACAGCACAACGAGAGATCACCGGGTCATTCGACTACGTCTGGTATCAGAGTCTATACACCAGCGAAACGGCTAGACTAGCAGCGCTTGACAAAGCAGACTCGGGGGTCAGAAGGAAGTGCCTAAAAACGCTGAAGGCGGTGTGCCGCAACTGTCCTTCACTACGCAAGCTCAACGGCAGCCATCTTAGCAACGTCATTCTACACATGAGTGAAAAAGAAACAGATTGGTCGGAATCAGCGTTTGCTGATAGGTTCCAGCAGGCCGTCACAGAGCTAATTGGATATCTGGAAATGGGAATCTTGCCTAGTTACTTCAAACCTAATGTCAGTTTGTTTCAGGGCTTTACTGAGGACGACATTGATGAGATGGGCTTCATGCTGTACTGTGCTGTAACTGAACCTGAGATTCTACTGATCTGA